From the Candidatus Nomurabacteria bacterium genome, one window contains:
- a CDS encoding sulfite exporter TauE/SafE family protein: protein MFALYIAIGLVAGTLSGLVGIGGGIIVVPALMLLANIPQLTAQGTSLALFVVPLSIFAFMNYYRAGHVDLTIALLLALGFIVGSISGSKLAFIVDHDILTKIFAVVLVLIAIRLFFK, encoded by the coding sequence ATGTTTGCGCTCTATATTGCCATAGGCTTAGTAGCTGGAACTTTGAGTGGTCTTGTTGGTATAGGTGGAGGGATTATTGTGGTGCCAGCACTTATGTTGCTTGCAAATATTCCTCAGCTTACAGCCCAGGGTACAAGTCTCGCATTGTTTGTGGTGCCACTTTCTATATTTGCTTTTATGAATTATTATCGAGCGGGACACGTAGATCTAACTATCGCGCTATTACTTGCTCTGGGTTTTATAGTAGGGAGTATATCTGGATCAAAACTTGCCTTTATAGTAGATCATGATATTCTCACTAAAATCTTTGCAGTAGTGCTGGTGCTCATAGCAATACGATTATTTTTTAAATAA
- a CDS encoding type IIA DNA topoisomerase subunit B, with translation MADKKEGSYSASDISVLEGLEPVRKRPGMYIGGTGPEGLHHLVWEIFDNSRDEAMAGHCDHIEVVLLPDNRIRVADNGRGIPVDVHAKTKVSALETVMTTLHAGGKFGGEGYKVSGGLHGVGASVVNALSIYTQAIVHREGGKHMQEYSQGKKKANVKKIGSSKEKGTIVTFEPDEEIFKTLKFDWNTIVNHLRQQAYLVKKLRISILDAREADWNADLDDIFYFEDLKLEIPSTTFYFEGGLVSLVSYYNRNEKEVQDKIFYVDKELDGVGIEIALQYVDDISAKIVAFANNIHTPEGGTHVTGFKTALTRVLNTYGKKNNIIKESDGGFTGEDVLEGLTAVISVKLREIQFEGQTKSKLGSMEAQGAVASVFGEAFAAYLEENPDEAKAIIGKVVLAVRARKAAKAAKDSVLRKGALEGMTLPGKLADCQSKSAEESELFIVEGDSAGGTAKMGRDRRTQAILPLRGKILNIERARLDKIMQSEQVRNLIVAMGTAIGDTFDISKLRYHKVIIATDADVDGAHIRTLILTLLYRYFKPLLDGGFIYIAQPPLYKIKKGKEVFYAYSEEEKVAFAGSSENIDESTEEDETEESGDTEITADAKEVKARVQKISVQRYKGLGEMNADELWETTMDHTRRILKQVTINDAEEADKVFDMLMGSDVAPRKSFIQTHAKMAELDI, from the coding sequence ATGGCAGATAAAAAGGAAGGTTCATACAGTGCTAGTGATATCTCGGTTTTGGAGGGTCTAGAGCCAGTACGTAAGCGTCCTGGAATGTATATCGGAGGAACGGGTCCAGAAGGCTTGCATCATTTGGTGTGGGAGATTTTCGATAACTCTCGCGACGAAGCCATGGCGGGACATTGTGACCACATAGAAGTGGTTCTACTTCCAGACAATCGTATTCGCGTTGCTGACAACGGACGTGGAATCCCTGTAGATGTTCACGCAAAGACAAAAGTTTCTGCACTAGAAACTGTTATGACCACACTTCATGCTGGAGGAAAATTTGGCGGCGAAGGGTATAAAGTTTCCGGAGGTTTGCATGGTGTGGGTGCTTCTGTTGTAAATGCGCTTTCTATCTACACTCAGGCAATTGTACACAGAGAGGGTGGTAAGCACATGCAAGAATATTCTCAGGGTAAGAAAAAAGCCAATGTCAAAAAAATTGGATCTTCAAAAGAAAAAGGAACTATAGTTACATTTGAACCAGATGAAGAAATATTCAAAACTTTAAAGTTTGATTGGAATACAATCGTAAACCATCTTCGCCAGCAAGCTTATTTGGTAAAAAAATTACGCATATCAATACTTGATGCGCGTGAAGCAGACTGGAACGCAGACCTAGATGATATATTTTATTTTGAAGATTTAAAATTAGAAATCCCATCCACAACTTTTTATTTTGAAGGTGGACTTGTATCACTTGTTTCTTATTACAATCGAAACGAAAAGGAGGTTCAAGATAAAATATTTTATGTAGACAAGGAACTTGATGGAGTGGGGATTGAGATTGCGCTTCAATACGTAGATGACATAAGCGCAAAGATCGTTGCTTTTGCAAACAATATTCATACTCCAGAAGGAGGTACTCATGTTACTGGATTCAAAACAGCCCTCACTCGTGTTTTAAATACTTACGGAAAAAAGAACAACATCATCAAAGAATCTGATGGAGGTTTTACAGGAGAAGATGTGTTAGAAGGTTTAACTGCGGTTATATCAGTAAAACTTCGCGAAATTCAATTTGAAGGACAGACAAAAAGTAAATTAGGATCGATGGAGGCACAAGGAGCAGTAGCCAGTGTTTTCGGTGAGGCATTTGCTGCATACTTAGAAGAAAATCCAGATGAGGCAAAGGCTATTATAGGCAAGGTTGTTCTAGCGGTGCGCGCGCGTAAAGCTGCAAAAGCCGCAAAAGACTCTGTGCTCCGTAAGGGTGCACTCGAAGGTATGACATTGCCTGGAAAGCTTGCTGACTGTCAAAGTAAAAGTGCTGAAGAATCAGAACTATTTATAGTAGAGGGAGACTCTGCGGGAGGTACAGCGAAAATGGGTCGTGACCGACGTACTCAGGCTATCTTGCCACTTCGTGGAAAGATTCTAAACATAGAGCGTGCACGTCTAGATAAAATCATGCAGTCAGAACAAGTGCGTAACTTGATAGTGGCTATGGGAACTGCAATCGGAGATACATTTGATATTTCTAAACTTCGTTATCATAAAGTTATAATCGCAACTGATGCGGACGTTGACGGAGCTCACATTCGAACACTTATACTCACTCTACTTTATAGATATTTCAAACCGCTTTTGGACGGAGGATTTATTTATATTGCTCAACCGCCTCTATATAAGATCAAAAAAGGAAAAGAAGTTTTCTATGCATATTCCGAAGAAGAAAAAGTTGCTTTTGCGGGTTCGAGTGAAAATATAGATGAAAGCACAGAGGAAGATGAAACCGAAGAATCTGGAGACACTGAAATTACTGCTGATGCAAAGGAAGTAAAAGCTAGAGTTCAGAAAATATCAGTACAGCGATATAAAGGTCTCGGAGAAATGAACGCAGACGAGCTATGGGAGACAACTATGGATCACACACGTCGTATCTTGAAACAAGTTACTATAAACGACGCAGAAGAAGCTGATAAAGTTTTTGATATGCTTATGGGGTCTGATGTTGCGCCTCGTAAGAGCTTTATTCAAACACATGCCAAAATGGCAGAGTTAGATATATAA